AATGATCCGATTATTAAGCTTCCATACTATCACCTGCTACGGTGGTAATTACTAGTTAGGCTCAATTTTTCTCACCCTTTTGGAACTTTACGGTGGTGGTTGTGGACTCACTTGATTGTGTTGGGTGAATTGTGACCTCGTATAATCGTGTCGGTTACTGAGGTTATCGTATTTGGGACTCTTTGTATCGTAGAGATTGCTTTGAGCAATTTacagttaaaatattttgtgtGATTTCACTCAGATGATTTAATAATCTCCATTTAGTCAACAATATTCATCTAACACATACCTTTACACAGTAGAATTACATCTCTtagtcaaaatttaaaaaaattagacctAAACTTCACAGCTGAACAAATTTGATGAACAAGGAAAAGCTCCATAATGTAGTATGCATTTGCAAAGTAAACAATGTACAAAAATcacaaataaaagtaaaattatgaGCCGCAAAAATTAAGGTAAATGCAGGTTAAGATCAGAACAGAGGTAATCAAACAAGAGATGCAACTTGCAAGAGACTTCCACATCAAACACAAGAAACAGTAGTGCAAACAACATTGAAAATGTACAGAGGATTAAAAGTGTAAGCATATGATGCAAACAGAAACAAGAAGAGCACAACATGTCCCAGCTAGAGGAAAATCGAATCCAGAGAACTAAAAGTTAAATGCTAAGGCAAAATAAAAACCCTGCAAAAATTTGACGACATCAAAATTAAACCCATTCAACTAGCTCTCTCATATAAGCATTCAGAAAGTCCTCCACCAACAACATCATTCATCCTGGATCTATCAACACTGCTTTCAAACTAGTATGAAATATAATCAAAGTatgaatcaattttttattcaaaactaAAGGGACTCAACAATCTCCTACAATTGCTTCTCAATTTTTCAACTAGTCTACTTACCTCTATGGTTAAATGTTCAACTTGTAACATCCTTTGTATCAGAAGTAAGCTTATGAATTTTAACTGTCATGAAGAAAATGCAATCAAAATTTACAACTCCAATGTGCAACTACAATGTTTCATGCCAAGGATCACCTTCAATGCATAATCTCAATATCAGACCATTAAATCACTCAGCACATGCCAAATATGGCCTCCAATAAACCCCCTCGCCAAATCTATGCTAAGTGATCTCTTCCCCATGCACTGTGCAGAACTCTAGCCCTTCAACTttcaaaacaacaaataaaatgCTAGTTTCCAAACTCAACCCATGTTTTTTTAACTTAATGTACAGCAATATTCAATACTATAATCTTCATAACAGATAACTAATCTACAGACCCCCTTTTCCGTTTTATTCCAAGAAAGCCTTGTAATCAGATGACATCTATCTTATGGGAGCAAGGGAAGAACAGATCATAATCCCCAGAAAAAAACTGATACACGCCTCAATAAGATCACAACAAAACACTTCAAGAATAATGAACTTTTCAAAGCATGCAGAAGACATCACAATAAGTTAATAACATTCAATAAGTCATGACAAGGGTACTTACCTATATAACAGGAATGTCATTGTTGATGTCCAGATCCTCGCACTGCTGGATTACCTGTTTGCTGCTGTTGTTGCTGCTGTATCTGGAGGAGGAGATTTGCAGCAAACTGTAATGTTGACTGGTACCGCTGATTTTTGTCTACCTCAACCTCAGATGTACCCTGACCAGAAACAGAGGGAGCAGTTTGAAACTGCTGCATCTGATTGGGAGCCTCCCAATTTACTCTGTCAGCAGAAAAAGGCATCCCAGATGGTGTCTGGGTATGATTACCACCCTGAGCCTGACCAGAGAAGATAGCAGAATTGCTATATTGCTGAATAACTGATGGACTATAAGATCCCTCCATTCCATGCGCCATCCCATTATATGCCTTCTGATGAGGAGCTTCATGCTTATATTGCTGGTTAACATGTGGTGGAAAACCAACTTGTCCACTCTGGGAAGGCATCGTCATATTAGTCAACTGTCTAGGTTGAATTCCACCCTGGTGTGGTAGGTTGATAGAGGAATCTTGGATATGGGTAGCGCTAGGGAAAAAATTTTCTGGAATGTTAGGTGCAATAGACATGGATGGATAAGGCTGCATAGATTGCGACTGAGAATTGAACTGGCTCCCATACTGTAAGTGACTTGTGTTTCCAGAATGCTTCCATTCATATGGAGCTCCTTTATCAGCAGGAACTGAAGAAAATGGAGGCCTTGCAACTGAGGGTGGTTGAACACTTGCTAAAACAGAGGACTGTGCAGTTGCAGGCAATAGAGATGTAAGACTAGCAATAAGCTCAGGTGTCAAAGCTGCTCCTGCTTGAGAAGCTGCTATTGTGTTATTAGAAGCATACTCTTGATGGACAGACCGCTCTGCCATAGATTCAGTTGGCCACGGATAAAACATTTTTGATGGATGCTTCTGGTTGTCATGCAAAACCCTGTTGTAATCCACCGGCACCATAGGTTCCTCCTTCCGAGCAATCTGATTATAGTTAATTTCTGCTGGAGGAATCTGATGTCTATCAATATACTGAGGCAAATGGTTGGGCTGGTGTAGCTGAGGCTGTATTGATGCACTACTAGTGACTTGTGGCAACTTGAGGACTACACCATAGAGACGTTCAGGTCCTTCGACTTTCAACACATCTGTCAAAAAATCTGATGGAGGGACCAGAAAGAGTGTGGTCCCGTCATCAAACTTGGCAACACCAGCACGGTTTTTAGAACCTAAGTAGCGAAGAAATTCAGTATACGAAGCAAAGTCATCCTCACTATCTGGCAAGAAGAAGACAATTTCAAATCCTATGGCCTCAGCATAGTGTTTCGTGAGCATATCCAATCCTGTTCTGGCCGAGCAATTAACAACTTCAGGACTGCATGACAGGAACCTTCCATATTAGGGgataaatatgaaacatttgtttcAAGTGCCAGCTCCacccaaaaaaattataatgaaaaaggtgaatcaaatgtaaaaataaacccatatcaatcaaaatttagTTTTCTTTACCTAAAAGTATAAAACAGTGAGACAACATATGGGAAATATTATCAGAATCTAAAACTCATTAAAAGCTCAAGCATATCAAACTTTGATGATTTTATGCAACAAAGTAACAGGACTAAAGAAGAACAAAGAtctaaatcaaaacattttaacaGAACACAGCATCTGCTCATGCATGAATGAAAATGGCATTAGATAAAATAAGAGTTATACTCACAGTTCTAAATCTGTTCCTTTATCTAAATTGACACAACGAGCATTGCAAACTGGTGTTCCACCCTTGGCTATAATACCTCGCCAAATAAAATCAAGGTGATGTGATCCTCCTGCAGCCCTTCCACTAGCTGGACTAAGACTCTGCTTCCCGTGAACATTAGTAAATGGACTAGAGATACCTGCATCAGCAGGAGGACCAAATCTATATGTTTTGTCCAAACCCAGTCGACGATCATCAACCTTTCTTGCAAGAAAAGAATCCTCATCAGTGGGAGATGAAGTATCAATTCTTGACCGCTTTGGTTCCCTCTGATACTGACCGGGGTCAAGCACATCCCATCCCGTAGGTACTGACCTCGTTGGTGGCCTAACCCTTGAAGTTGGCAATGGCAAAATCCCAGCTTCAGGAGACGGCCTTCTCCAGTTTGGCCCAGTCGAAATGCTGGAATTCCCATCTCGGACACCATGCAAAGGAGCCAAATCATTAAACTCTGCACCAGAAAGCACAGGGTCAAAACTACTTCAAACCGAAAAGCAGTACTGGTAAGTTGGTCATATGATTATTACTTGGTTGCAATGGTCCAGGAAAAGTACGTAGGCCCATAGGATGATGATGATCCAATACTTCTAGCTGGTTAGAACCAAATGAATGCTCATTGAAATTCT
This region of Mercurialis annua linkage group LG1-X, ddMerAnnu1.2, whole genome shotgun sequence genomic DNA includes:
- the LOC126687300 gene encoding flowering time control protein FPA isoform X4; the encoded protein is MAPPMKFSRPGGYKEPDGAEAASNNLWVGNLALDVTDSDLMDLFVKYGALDSVTTYSSRSYAFLYFKRVEDAIAAKDALQGTILRGNPLRIEFARPAKPSKNLWVGGISPAISEELLEEEFLKFGKIEEFKFVRDLNTAFIEYENLEDALEAMKSMNGKRLGGDQIRVDFLRSQSLRREQFPDFRDSKDGQFFVAHAGRLQPSGGRKEGPPSKVLWVGYPPSVQIDEQMLHNAMILFGEIERIKSFPSRHYSFVEFRSIDEARRAKEGLQGRLFNDPRISIMFSSSELAPGKDYSSFNAGGKGPRPENFNEHSFGSNQLEVLDHHHPMGLRTFPGPLQPKFNDLAPLHGVRDGNSSISTGPNWRRPSPEAGILPLPTSRVRPPTRSVPTGWDVLDPGQYQREPKRSRIDTSSPTDEDSFLARKVDDRRLGLDKTYRFGPPADAGISSPFTNVHGKQSLSPASGRAAGGSHHLDFIWRGIIAKGGTPVCNARCVNLDKGTDLELPEVVNCSARTGLDMLTKHYAEAIGFEIVFFLPDSEDDFASYTEFLRYLGSKNRAGVAKFDDGTTLFLVPPSDFLTDVLKVEGPERLYGVVLKLPQVTSSASIQPQLHQPNHLPQYIDRHQIPPAEINYNQIARKEEPMVPVDYNRVLHDNQKHPSKMFYPWPTESMAERSVHQEYASNNTIAASQAGAALTPELIASLTSLLPATAQSSVLASVQPPSVARPPFSSVPADKGAPYEWKHSGNTSHLQYGSQFNSQSQSMQPYPSMSIAPNIPENFFPSATHIQDSSINLPHQGGIQPRQLTNMTMPSQSGQVGFPPHVNQQYKHEAPHQKAYNGMAHGMEGSYSPSVIQQYSNSAIFSGQAQGGNHTQTPSGMPFSADRVNWEAPNQMQQFQTAPSVSGQGTSEVEVDKNQRYQSTLQFAANLLLQIQQQQQQQTGNPAVRGSGHQQ
- the LOC126687300 gene encoding flowering time control protein FPA isoform X3; protein product: MAPPMKFSRPGGYKEPDGAEAASNNLWVGNLALDVTDSDLMDLFVKYGALDSVTTYSSRSYAFLYFKRVEDAIAAKDALQGTILRGNPLRIEFARPAKPSKNLWVGGISPAISEELLEEEFLKFGKIEEFKFVRDLNTAFIEYENLEDALEAMKSMNGKRLGGDQIRVDFLRSQSLRRQEQFPDFRDSKDGQFFVAHAGRLQPSGGRKEGPPSKVLWVGYPPSVQIDEQMLHNAMILFGEIERIKSFPSRHYSFVEFRSIDEARRAKEGLQGRLFNDPRISIMFSSSELAPGKDYSSFNAGGKGPRPENFNEHSFGSNQLEVLDHHHPMGLRTFPGPLQPKFNDLAPLHGVRDGNSSISTGPNWRRPSPEAGILPLPTSRVRPPTRSVPTGWDVLDPGQYQREPKRSRIDTSSPTDEDSFLARKVDDRRLGLDKTYRFGPPADAGISSPFTNVHGKQSLSPASGRAAGGSHHLDFIWRGIIAKGGTPVCNARCVNLDKGTDLELPEVVNCSARTGLDMLTKHYAEAIGFEIVFFLPDSEDDFASYTEFLRYLGSKNRAGVAKFDDGTTLFLVPPSDFLTDVLKVEGPERLYGVVLKLPQVTSSASIQPQLHQPNHLPQYIDRHQIPPAEINYNQIARKEEPMVPVDYNRVLHDNQKHPSKMFYPWPTESMAERSVHQEYASNNTIAASQAGAALTPELIASLTSLLPATAQSSVLASVQPPSVARPPFSSVPADKGAPYEWKHSGNTSHLQYGSQFNSQSQSMQPYPSMSIAPNIPENFFPSATHIQDSSINLPHQGGIQPRQLTNMTMPSQSGQVGFPPHVNQQYKHEAPHQKAYNGMAHGMEGSYSPSVIQQYSNSAIFSGQAQGGNHTQTPSGMPFSADRVNWEAPNQMQQFQTAPSVSGQGTSEVEVDKNQRYQSTLQFAANLLLQIQQQQQQQTGNPAVRGSGHQQ
- the LOC126687300 gene encoding flowering time control protein FPA isoform X2 codes for the protein MAPPMKFSRPGGYKEPDGAEAASNNLWVGNLALDVTDSDLMDLFVKYGALDSVTTYSSRSYAFLYFKRVEDAIAAKDALQGTILRGNPLRIEFARPAKPSKNLWVGGISPAISEELLEEEFLKFGKIEEFKFVRDLNTAFIEYENLEDALEAMKSMNGKRLGGDQIRVDFLRSQSLRREQFPDFRDSKDGQFFVAHAGRLQHTQPSGGRKEGPPSKVLWVGYPPSVQIDEQMLHNAMILFGEIERIKSFPSRHYSFVEFRSIDEARRAKEGLQGRLFNDPRISIMFSSSELAPGKDYSSFNAGGKGPRPENFNEHSFGSNQLEVLDHHHPMGLRTFPGPLQPKFNDLAPLHGVRDGNSSISTGPNWRRPSPEAGILPLPTSRVRPPTRSVPTGWDVLDPGQYQREPKRSRIDTSSPTDEDSFLARKVDDRRLGLDKTYRFGPPADAGISSPFTNVHGKQSLSPASGRAAGGSHHLDFIWRGIIAKGGTPVCNARCVNLDKGTDLELPEVVNCSARTGLDMLTKHYAEAIGFEIVFFLPDSEDDFASYTEFLRYLGSKNRAGVAKFDDGTTLFLVPPSDFLTDVLKVEGPERLYGVVLKLPQVTSSASIQPQLHQPNHLPQYIDRHQIPPAEINYNQIARKEEPMVPVDYNRVLHDNQKHPSKMFYPWPTESMAERSVHQEYASNNTIAASQAGAALTPELIASLTSLLPATAQSSVLASVQPPSVARPPFSSVPADKGAPYEWKHSGNTSHLQYGSQFNSQSQSMQPYPSMSIAPNIPENFFPSATHIQDSSINLPHQGGIQPRQLTNMTMPSQSGQVGFPPHVNQQYKHEAPHQKAYNGMAHGMEGSYSPSVIQQYSNSAIFSGQAQGGNHTQTPSGMPFSADRVNWEAPNQMQQFQTAPSVSGQGTSEVEVDKNQRYQSTLQFAANLLLQIQQQQQQQTGNPAVRGSGHQQ
- the LOC126687300 gene encoding flowering time control protein FPA isoform X1; protein product: MAPPMKFSRPGGYKEPDGAEAASNNLWVGNLALDVTDSDLMDLFVKYGALDSVTTYSSRSYAFLYFKRVEDAIAAKDALQGTILRGNPLRIEFARPAKPSKNLWVGGISPAISEELLEEEFLKFGKIEEFKFVRDLNTAFIEYENLEDALEAMKSMNGKRLGGDQIRVDFLRSQSLRRQEQFPDFRDSKDGQFFVAHAGRLQHTQPSGGRKEGPPSKVLWVGYPPSVQIDEQMLHNAMILFGEIERIKSFPSRHYSFVEFRSIDEARRAKEGLQGRLFNDPRISIMFSSSELAPGKDYSSFNAGGKGPRPENFNEHSFGSNQLEVLDHHHPMGLRTFPGPLQPKFNDLAPLHGVRDGNSSISTGPNWRRPSPEAGILPLPTSRVRPPTRSVPTGWDVLDPGQYQREPKRSRIDTSSPTDEDSFLARKVDDRRLGLDKTYRFGPPADAGISSPFTNVHGKQSLSPASGRAAGGSHHLDFIWRGIIAKGGTPVCNARCVNLDKGTDLELPEVVNCSARTGLDMLTKHYAEAIGFEIVFFLPDSEDDFASYTEFLRYLGSKNRAGVAKFDDGTTLFLVPPSDFLTDVLKVEGPERLYGVVLKLPQVTSSASIQPQLHQPNHLPQYIDRHQIPPAEINYNQIARKEEPMVPVDYNRVLHDNQKHPSKMFYPWPTESMAERSVHQEYASNNTIAASQAGAALTPELIASLTSLLPATAQSSVLASVQPPSVARPPFSSVPADKGAPYEWKHSGNTSHLQYGSQFNSQSQSMQPYPSMSIAPNIPENFFPSATHIQDSSINLPHQGGIQPRQLTNMTMPSQSGQVGFPPHVNQQYKHEAPHQKAYNGMAHGMEGSYSPSVIQQYSNSAIFSGQAQGGNHTQTPSGMPFSADRVNWEAPNQMQQFQTAPSVSGQGTSEVEVDKNQRYQSTLQFAANLLLQIQQQQQQQTGNPAVRGSGHQQ